The following coding sequences are from one Microtus pennsylvanicus isolate mMicPen1 chromosome 1, mMicPen1.hap1, whole genome shotgun sequence window:
- the LOC142852461 gene encoding syncytin-A-like → MIRPWVLCLLLVSYPSACSESWMPLINLAHRFLKDTNSSFSSDCWVCLPIQTQRSLAVPAPLTTWTDSPMKLHITYSTRTLSGPYPIADLEKRLLNFQPLTAHYSFANPDRRAIALLQLTSLTNILPLLSRLTSVKYTDDRIYESAQRPIWGPLSTQTLLASQAPLCVSRFFKDSKYATFVGNLSASLCNHTFRLLPSADHQSIDLSTSYAFAELTTMPGSKWRNPLRFSGPPSLTAGQPYYPCPVNDIHCHTYPTTPWRHCPSRPSSTCYNLTLFEPADRNDSVTLSVDTTYFKIKLQGHKDPYPLFQYQPLMGAALSGQYSIWEYEPTVQENGDVTPNIFSHLLSLTYSFCLNSSGVFFLCGSSTYVCLPANWSGVCTLVFQYPNIELLPSNQTITVPLFATIPSSVSTSRGKRAVHLLPLLVGLGITSALGLSIAGVTTSTIYFQQLSKALSDSLDEIATSIITLQDQIDSLAGIVLQNRRALDLITAEKGGTCLFLQEECCFYVNQSGVVRDAARKLGERASEFRPSSSSWIQGLGLGYWLPSWLSSLLGPIFFLLFLLIFGPCLLNCLTHFVSQRMSSFIQNTTKGHVDKILLLRDSQYKRLPQQPSEENAV, encoded by the coding sequence ATGATCCGCCCTTGggttctctgtctcctcctcgtTTCTTACCCCTCTGCCTGTTCTGAGAGTTGGATGCCGCTCATAAACCTCGCCCATCGCTTCCTCAAGGACACCAACTCCTCCTTCTCATCTGACTGCTGGGTCTGTTTGCCCATCCAAACCCAGCGCTCTCTAGCCGTCCCAGCCCCACTAACAACTTGGACCGACTCACCCATGAAACTTCATATTACATACTCGACCCGGACCCTCTCCGGCCCTTATCCTATCGCCGACCTTGAAAAACGCCTCCTGAATTTTCAACCTTTAACTGCGCATTACTCGTTTGCCAATCCCGACCGGCGGGCCATTGCTCTTCTTCAGCTCACGAGCTTAACAAACATACTCCCGCTACTTTCCCGACTCACCTCTGTGAAATATACTGACGATCGCATCTATGAATCTGCCCAGCGCCCCATATGGGGGCCGCTCTCTACGCAGACCCTTCTCGCCTCCCAGGCCCCTCTCTGTGTATCCCGTTTCTTCAAGGATTCAAAATATGCCACCTTCGTGGgcaatctctctgcctccctctgcaaCCACACCTTCCGTCTTTTGCCCTCGGCGGACCACCAATCCATTGATCTGTCCACCAGCTATGCGTTTGCCGAACtaaccaccatgccaggctctaagtGGAGAAACCCCTTACGCTTTTCAGGACCCCCTTCCCTAACCGCAGGGCAGCCTTACTACCCTTGCCCGGTCAATGACATCCACTGTCACACCTACCCAACCACTCCCTGGAGGCACTGTCCTTCCCGTCCATCTAGCACCTGCTACAACCTCACGCTGTTTGAACCAGCCGACAGAAATGATTCCGTCACCCTGTCTGTGGACACCACATACTTCAAGATTAAACTCCAGGGACACAAAGATCCCTATCCACTCTTTCAGTACCAGCCCCTCATGGGGGCAGCCCTCTCTGGACAATATTCAATCTGGGAATATGAACCCACTGTCCAGGAAAATGGGGACGTCACCCCAAACATCTTCTCACATCTTCTCTCCTTAACGTACTCCTTTTGTCTCAACTCCTCCGGCGTCTTCTTCCTCTGCGGAAGCTCCACGTATGTCTGTCTTCCGGCCAATTGGTCGGGTGTCTGTACCCTTGTCTTTCAATACCCAAACATTGAACTCCTTCCCAGTAACCAAACCATAACCGTCCCCCTTTTCGCTACAATTCCCTCCTCGGTCTCCACTTCTCGAGGGAAGAGAGCCGTtcacctcctccctcttcttgtgGGCCTGGGCATCACTTCCGCCCTCGGGTTAAGCATCGCTGGTGTCACCACTTCGACCATCTATTTCCAACAGCTTTCGAAGGCTCTCTCAGACAGCCTAGACGAAATAGCCACCTCCATTATTACCCTCCAAGACCAAATAGACTCACTGGCGGGCATCGTCCTCCAAAACCGGAGAGCTCTAGACCTCATCACGGCCGAGAAAGGGGgcacctgcctcttcctgcagGAAGAGTGCTGCTTCTATGTAAACCAGTCTGGAGTAGTCCGGGACGCAGCCAGGAAACTCGGAGAAAGAGCATCTGAATTCCGCCCAAGCTCCAGCTCTTGGATCCAGGGGCTGGGGTTGGGATACTGGCTGCCCTCGTGGTTGTCATCCCTCTTGGgacccattttctttctcctctttctgctcaTTTTCGGGCCTTGTCTTCTTAACTGCCTGACTCATTTTGTATCCCAGCGAATGAGTTCTTTCATTCAGAACACTACCAAAGGGCACGTGGACAAGATTCTTCTGCTTCGAGATTCCCAATACAAGAGACTTCCCCAGCAGCCCTCGGAGGAGAACGCAGTCTAG